Genomic window (Salvelinus fontinalis isolate EN_2023a chromosome 3, ASM2944872v1, whole genome shotgun sequence):
caaattgatcagaaatacagtgtagacattaatgttgtaaatgactattaatgttgtaaatgactaaatggctgattttttatggaatatctacataggcccattatcagcaaccatcactcctgtgttccaatggtacactgtgttagctattccaagtttgtaattttaaaaggccaattgatcattagaaaacccttttgcaattatgttagcacagctgaaaactgttgtcctgattaaagaagcaataaaactggcctttcaactagttgagtatctggagcatcagcatttgtgggttcaattacaggctcaaaatggccagaaataaaGAATGTTCTCCTGGAACTcgttagtctattcttgttctgagaaatgaaggctattccatgcgagaaattgacaagaaaaggaagatcttgtacaacgctgtgtactaccccCTTCACAAAACAGCGTAAActgctctaaccagaatagaaagagtgggaggccccggtgcacaactgagcaagaggacaagtacattagagtgtctagtttgagaaacagatgcatcacaagtcctcaactggcagcttcattatatagtacccgcaaaacaccagtctcaacgtcaacagtgaagaggcgactccaggatgctggccttctaggcagagttcccctgtccagtgtctgtgttcttttgcccatcttaatattacatttttattggccagtctgagatatggctttttctttgcaactctgcctagatggCCACCATCCCAGAGTTGCCGCTTCACTGTTGGcgttgaaactggtgttttgcgggtactatttaatgaagctgcgaGTTGTGGTcttgcaccagggcctcccactcctctttctattctgcttagagccagtttgcgctgttctgtgaagggagtagtacacagcgttgtccgagatcttcagtttcttggcaatttctcgcatgcaatagccttaatttctcagaacaagaatagactggcgagtttcaggtctttgtttctggccattttgagcctgtaatcgaacccacaaatgctgatactccagataatcaactagtctaaaggccagttttattgctcctttaatcagaacaacagttttcagctgtgctaacataattgcaaaagggttttcaaatgatcaattagccttttaaaatgataaacttggaatagctaacacaacgtgccattggaacacagcagtgatggttgctgataatgggcctctgtacgcctatgtagatattccattaaaaaaatcagctgtttccagctacaatagtcatttacaacattaacaatgtatacactgtatttctgatcaattagacgttattttaatggacaaaaaaggtgcttttctttcaaaaacaaggacatttctaagtgacaccaaacttttgaacggtagtgtacatggcAATTTTCTTCCACAAGCAATATAAGCAGAAATCTGAATCTGACACAAAataactactgtatgtgtgttctgtAGTTCCTCTATGTTTCGAGGGCGGGGAGAGAGGAGATTGCAGAGGAGGTTTATGAGGATGAGGTGGAATTGCGGCGATCCGGCTCGTACCTCAACAGCAGTTTTACCTCAGCAGTTTGGAGTGACCACAGCTTGGACCCCGATGACATTCGGGTAAACTCCTTTTCTACCCTGGACACTTACTAAGTGACCATTTCTATTCAGGCACTGTCTAGGCCAAGAGGGGGAGAAATGATTAAATCAAATTTAAACcttagtaaaataaaacaattataaacATTGAATTACTGCTATAACCATTTGTAGGATCACTTTATACTAATTTAAAACCAATTCTAATTTTCATTATAAACTTAGACATATAAAGCCCTGTGTGTATTTCACAATTAGTGGCCTGGCATAGATCTGACCTGTGTTTTCTCCTCCGCCTGCCCCTTCTCTTCTCCCTAAACTTGCTCTCCTTGTCCTTAACAATAACTCTTCCCCAACTAACTGTTCCCTATGGTTTTTCCCTCTGCTCACTCATACCAATACCCTCCCTAATTCCCTTTATCCTTCATTCTCTCTTCCTTTTCACCTGCACCAGGATGAGCTGAAGAAATTGTATGGTCAATTGGAGGTCCACAAGACCAAGAAGATGACAGCAAACAACCCCCACCTGCAGAAGAAGCGCAGCTCTCGGCGCGGGCTGGGCCGGTCCATCATAAAGCGTATCACTGAGATCCCAGAGTCCATGAGTCGACAGTGCAGCCGTGATGGCAAAGAGGTCAACTTGGGCAGCAGGGATGTTACGCACGCCGAGTCCAGTAAGAGAGCGCCAGATACTTTTAGCATAAATTACAAAGATCAACCAGTAAAGCAGTCTTCACCAGTGCTGCGTAAATCTCAAAGTGACTATGACTATGTAACCGATAAAGACCCCTCTTTGCACGACTCCATGTTAAGGGCGAATCTAGCTAAGAGATGCTCACAGCGCTCTGAGACAGACTCGCTGTATATGGCACCATTGGTCTGTAAGTCGGCCAGTGCCCAAAACCTTACAGTTGATAACAATCTCCTGCTTCCTGGATCTACCAAGCTACACAAGTCACTGAGTTTAGTGTCCAGTAAAGCCCACAGTCTGGAAGACACCTCTCGGGTAGGCAGAGATACCCAAAGTGAGCAAGGGCAGTCCCAACAGGATGTAGCTATCAAGGAACAGACCTCAAGTGCCCTTGTGCAATCCCAGTCCTATGACAAGGCCGAAGTGTGTCCCTGGGAGCTTGCGGAGGAACGCCCTGCCAATAAGAACCAGCCACACGTTACCTTTGCTCCCTCTGAAGAAGAACCACAGAGCCCAGAGAGTTTATCATCACCAATACTGAAACATATTTGCCCCTGGGACCATTTACCAGTTCCTACCCCAGTAGAAAGTCCTGCTGGGGATTCACAAGGCGGAGAGGCAGAATGTGAGTCCCCGAGACCACAGTCTCCCATCTCCGCTAGTGTACCTGGGTCCCCAAAGGACATGCGGGTCTTCTCCTTCCGCACTTCCACCCAGAAATGGCTCTCTGTGAAATCTTTCGTAGGATCTGTGGATGCAAGCACCAAGGAAAAATCCAAAAAGGAGACAGCAGGAGATACGGTAAAGAAACAGGACTCAATATCACAAAAAAGCCAGGGGAGTGTAGCCGCCATCGCCGTCATCGCAGCATTAAAATTAAAAACGCCAAGCATTTCCAGCGCAGAAACGAAATCACAAAGTGTTTCAAACTTGGAGAAGAAATCTAATGTTTCATGCATAGACAAAAGGACACAGCAAAAAAGAAGTATGACAACAGTAGATGTGAAACCTGCCCTCGTGAAACAGGCTGCAATCAGACTGTCCTCAAGTGATTCCTCTGAAAGAAGTCCTAGGAGAATAGTGGTTGTACAGTCCACTGTCTATCCTTGGGAGTCAGAGGACATGCAAAAGGACAGTATGTATGAAAACGTGTTCATCTCAAGCAAAAACACTGCACATAGCACAGCTAAGACTCCTTCCACTCACAGAAAGGGTAGCCAAATTAGGCCTGCTCTGAGTGTTGCCCAATCAGATATTTGCCCATGGGATGTTCCTGCTTCCTCCCAGCAAGCCCCACAGAGACAACAAAGCACCATAGCAGACATCTGCCCGTGGGAGGTGGAGGAACCAGAGGAGGATCCAAAGGCGCCTGCACATGTCAGTGTATGTCCTTGGGAATCAGAAGAAGTATTGAAAAGACAGGAGAGTATCCGGGGAGATGTATGCCCTTCGGAAGCTAGTGTTTCCGCCATCACAATTACCTCAGCGTCCAACCAGTCTGAGAAGAAACCAGAGGGTCTGAACAAGAAACCAACAGACGTATGTCTTTGGGAAACCGATGAAACCCCACAGATTTCTCAAGGCCTAAAACCCCAAGAGAGTGTACGGGTTGATGTCTGCCCTTCGGATGTGGGGTATTCCTTCCCTGAAAAAGTAAAGGTGGCGATTATTTATGAAAATGTTCATCCACAGGAGAACAAGGGATTGCATAAGGCACGACCAAAATGTCAGGAGACAATACATGCAAATGTCTGTCCATGGGAATCTGAAGAGACCCCAAAATCCCAAGACGGTGTACGGGAGAATGTCTGTCCTTGGGAATCAACGGACACACCAAGCATTGGGAAGCAAGATGTACAAACAAAAAGCACAGAGCAAGCTAAATCTGCCCATGAAAAACGAAGTGTCCCCATAGCGAAAGCATGTCCATGGGAATTCCCTGACCAACCGAAAGACTTGACAGTACTTTGTCCTTGGGAAAAGGAGGAGAGTCCAATGACACCCATAGCCATAAAGATCACCAAAGGATCATTTCCCCAGGAGACCACTGTTGCAAAAACCGACATTTGTCCATGGGACATTGGATACCAAGAAAAGACAGATGGAAAAGACAGCCCTTGTACAAATATTTGTCCTTGGGAAACCCAAGGCAGAACTCAAGCTGATCCAAAAAAGACTGACAGCGTTCAAGTAAATATTTGTCCTTGGGAGACTGAGAAACCAGAGCAGCAAGAAAGGACTCCGGCTATTGTCTCCATAGAAACAGGAAAGACTAAAAGACAAGACAGCACTCTGGCAGATGTTTGTCCTTGGGAAACAGGGGCAACTGATGAGCCAAACAAGACAAAAAGACGAGATGGCACTCAAACGGACGTTGGTCCATGGAAAACTGAGGATCCAAAAAATACAGAGGAGAAAGATGGTGTCAAAGTTGATGTTTGTCCTTGGGAAACTGGAGAGACTGACAAGACAAATGGACAAGACAGTACTAAAGCAGATATCTCCAAGGAAACACAAAAAGAGAAAATACGAGACAGTGTTCGAGTTAATATTTGTCCTTGGGAAACTGATGTCCCCGAAGAATCAGAAAAGATGAAAAAGCAAGACGGTGTtcaggcagatgtttgtgtatggGAAACTGGTCCAGCTGAAGAGTCAGAAAAGACTAAAAGCCAGGACAGCACTaaggcagatgtttgtgtatggGAAACTGGTCCAGCTGAAGAGTCAGAAAAGACTAAAAGCCAGGACAGCACTAAGGCAGACATTTGTCCATGGGAAACTGGTCCAGCTGAAGAGTCAGAAAAGACTAAAAGCCAGGACAGCACTAAGGCAGACATTTGTCCATGGGAAACTGGTCCAGCTGAAGAGTCAGAAAATACTAAAAGCCAGGACAGCACTAAGGCAGACATTTGTCCATGGGAAACTGGTCCAGCTGAAGAGCCAGAAAAGACTAAAAGCCAGGACAGCACTAAGGCAGACATTTGTCCATGGGAAACTGGTCCAGCTGAAGAGTCAGAAAAGACTAAAAGCCAGGACAGCACTAAGGCAGACATTTGTCCATGGGAAACTGGTCCAGCTGAAGAGTCAGAAAAGACTAAAAGCCTGGACAGCACCAAGGCAGACATTTGTCCATGGGAAACTGGTCCAGCTGAAGAGTCGGAAAAGACTAAAAGCCAGGACAGCACCAAGGCAGACATTTGTCCATGGGAAACTGGTCCAGCTGAAGAGTCAGAAAAGACTAAAAGCCAGGACAGCACTAAGGCAGACATTTGTCCATGGGAAACTGGTCCAGCTGAAGAGTCAGAAAAGACTAAAAGCCAGGACAGCACCAAGGCAGACATTTGTCCATGGGAAACTGGTCCAGCTGAAGAGTCAGAAAAAACTAAAAGCCAGGACAGCACTAAGGCAGTCATTTGTTCATGGGAAACTGGTCCAGCTGAAGAGCCAGAAAAGACTAAAAGCCAGGACAGCACTAAGGCAGACATTTGTCCATGGGAAACTGGTCCAGCTGAAGTGTCAGAAAAGACTAAAAGCCTGGACAGCACCAAGGCAGACATTTGTCCATGGGAAACTGGTCCAGCTGAAGAGTCAGAAAAGACTAAAAGCCAGGACAGCACCAAGGCAGACATTTGTCCATGGGGAATTGGTCCAGCTGAAGAGCCAGAAAAGACTAAAAGCCAGGACAGCACCAAGGCAGACATTTGTCCATGGGAAACTGGTCCAGCTGAGGTGTCAGAAAAGACTAAAAGCCTGGACAGCACCAAGGCAGACATTTGTCCATGGGAAACTGGTCCAGCTGAAGAGTCAGAAAAGACTAAAAGCCAGGACAGCACTAAGGCAGACATTTGTCCATGGGAGACCAGGGATCCTATAGAACCAGAGAAGATAAAAAAGCAAGAAAGTGTTCAAGAAGACGTTTGCCCATGGGAAACTGATGAACCAGAAAAGTCTGCAGAGAAAGAGGAAACTAGGATTGCCAGTGGCATACAGGACGTCACAGAGACCCAGGGTGCACTCTCTATGGAGGGTGACGCTGCAGAACCTGTAGCCGGCAGCACGCATACGGCAGAGGCAGCCAAAGCTAACATGCCCCTGGCTCGGCGTGACGCTATGTGCCCTTGGGAGATGGAACGGACCAAACCACCATCATCCCCATCATCCATTACAGAACACGACAATAACTCTGACGTTTTTACATGGGAGCCTGAAAACATtcttgaagaggaagaggaggaagacgatgCCGAGAGTGCTGCTGAAGCCTTCGTCTTCCCATCCGACTTCTAAACGCCAAGACTGTCAATTACTGGCTAGAACAAGAATGGTCTCAGTGAGTTGTTGCACCCGATTCACTGACTGGGtcactgtgcaaagctgtcccaTAGCAGGGGGGGGTAATGAATCGGACATGACCTTTGCAAACCTGAATGTAGCAAAGGCCCTTGGACTGTCCATCCATAACACTCCCCAGAAAGACACTGCTCCACAAGCAATACACCCCTGGGCCAGGATCTGCAAATGCTCTGCCCACCAGAGGTACATTTACCCTCccaggttctcaatcagagaaagCGTCTGGATGCAGTCCCTCTCCTTCTTCTTACCCCTTTTAGAAAGGTATATTGTTTTCGGTCTTTGTGTGTTTAAGTGACAATGGGCTCTTCTGTATCACACAGTTAAAACCCCATCGCTATGGCTGTGAAAGGTTGACAATGTGTTTAAATAACAGCCTGAGCTTTACGAAGCTGGTGATAACTCCTTATAGACACACAGGGATATAATCTACACAAGACCAGTGCTCCTTCAGGTTAACCTGTAAGCACATCCAGCAGTTTGGAAATCACTGATTACAATGGTGGTGATGCATGTCCTTTTGTTGCCTGCTATAAACACATTCCAAACAATTTAAGGACAGCTTTCCAGCTGTAATATTGTGTGCTTTTTCAAAGTCAATTGTGTCAATTACACAGTCGTGGCTACAATGATATCAAATTTAATATCAGTAATGTAGATCAACAACATGATCATGTccccacagacacagagctaatattaataacacATCTAACTTTAACAGAGAACTTAAATCGTACTAATTCAATATTGACTTGTGAAGAGCTAGCTATAATCTGTTCTTTTGAATAATTTACAATACCAATTTTATTAGAAGAATAAATACatgaatttatatttttttaaaaggTAGATCTACACTGAGGAGAATGCAAGACCAAACCTTTTTTcacattattttttttaagcaTATAACTCAATTTGGAAACAGTTGCCCTAAAAAGAACTGCACCTCAGTATAGTCCTGCTAAAACTGTACATAAGGCCATTGTCATTGATTTATTCACCATTTCCATGCTTTATTTACCAAATGTATCCATCCATATTTGCCACATCTCCGCATTCAGTGAAAATGAAAGTTTGTGCGGTGGTGATATCATGTTATTCGCAATGGACCAACTTCGTTTTGTGAGCGTTTTTTGATGCATGTAATGTGTTTTTTGAATGGGTGTGCTGTCTTTTTGTTAAGTAGAATCAAACGCCATCATTACACAATGCATCCTTTTTGTATGCAAGTTGAAAGTGATTTCTGTTGAGATTTCAGTTATTTTTGTATGTATTGCCTATGAAAAGTACAGATTATTCTGATATAAAATGTACATTCACTGAAATCAAAAAGGTATGAAAAAAGAGATGGgacattttatttttgtattctttAAATTAACATGTAATATATTCACCATTGAAATAAACCATATAATCTGTACAGATCTGGACAATATGGATTATTATTGTTTTAGATATACAAGTTTTAGATGTAACGAACAACAGTgcatttttatttaaaaaggcAGAAAACATCATGAAGCTACATttagttctttaaaaaaaattgaatgttcattttaaCAGTTGATTTTGAGTCTGTACGTGTTGGCCCAGAATTACAGCTCCCACCTGTGGTCTATTTGTGCCACTGCACATCCTTAGGCTTGGGCACTTCATAGTTGAGCTCCTCAAATTCCTCGCCTGGCTTGAGCTCCGGGCCAGGGATCATAACAGTCTGAAACAGAGGAAGTAAAAGCCAGTGAGCAGAAATTACAACCAGACAAATGGGAGCTCATATTAGCTTGTGTGTACCATACTAAGAACACTGAGTGAGGAAATCTAAGGCCAGTCCCAAAACTGTCTGAGACAAAACACATATGGTAAATAAGAGTTGCAGTACATTACAAATCATTTAAAGTCCATTCAGGTAATGAACTGAAAATGTATTCAGGAATTTCATTAGTCATCTAATAACTTTCTAATCAACCCCTCAAAGGGGCACATCATCACTTTTTAACCTCATTCATTTGTGAAGTGCCCCTTTAAATCAGAAAACTTGCTATAGACTCCTATGAAAGGTCACCTTGACGATGGGTTCCTTCACTGGGGCCCAGGCTGGTACTATCTTGCCATGTAACCTCCACATGCCGTAATGGTTGACGAGGTGCCTCTCCAGAACCAGGTACTCCAGCACATCCCTGGGCTCCTCTTCGCTCCCCATCATCAGTCTGCCGAAGCGGTCGTAGACGGCCAAGGTCCAACCCCCAGAACAGACAAGTTAACAATTTAGGAATGATGTTAATTCAGGTAACACAACCCTTAGAGGATTACGGTGAAACGATGATGTAGCCATGAGTGGGACAGATTCAGGGGGCAGGAGAAGGTAGGGGGGAAAGGAAAAAAAGAGAATGAGTTAAGAGAGAATTGGTTCACTCATTACTAATTGGTTCACTCATTACTACTATGCTAATGCTATTGCAATGTGAACGTTTCAGTCTATAAATATAGCTAAAGCTAAGCATAGCGCCATTGTCTCATTTTAATGTTTCAAAATGTGGGATTCCATAGTACCCAACCTGTGTGTTATATACTTGTTTAACGGCTCATCGTGACAGTATTCCAAAATGATGACAACCCTTTTCGAAGTGACACACTGTGTGTTTGCGACTGTCCGTCTCACCTGTCTGGAGTGCATGCGCACCGTAACCTGCCCATACATGTTGCCTTTGCTGACCATGTCTGGACAGCGGGCGTGCACCACCTTGGGCGGCTCCAGGGACTCCGCAGCGTCTTGTAGCGGTTCCCCCTCACCATCTCCTGCAcaggatggacagacagtgaGCTAATGCCATCTAAGTTAAAAGAGCATACCAAAGACAAACACAACAAGTAACTTATAGGTTATAACATAGGTTACAAGTAGAATTAACATTTTATCATACTATTTCTTAGTAAAATACCTGGTTATTTCTGTACCGTAAAATTAAGTACAATAGGCTTGGGCAATAGAGACCACGTGAGGTCGGTATGTGCTAGCCCACTACTTATAACTAAGAAATGTCAAATAAATGATATCCAACTCAGGGCTGCAgctgtgcatttggtttgctaactggCTAGATGTCGTCAAGATCAAGCATCTTGcttacagcagagacattcaattccctcctggatcaagagcccGGTTGCCTAAATTGTTTTGAGCATTTAAAAACAGAGCCACATGTGTGCACTTGCATACCACAGTATgatacagaaacggtatgacaaTCCATATACCGCCCAACACTAAAGTGCAACCACAGAAACACACTatttgcagcagcagcagcaatttTCATAACATCATGATAACACTGGGATTGTATCAGTGCAAATAGAACTGAGGATAAATATACATGGTGAAATAAATAGCCTGTGTATTGTATAAACAGTTAACAGTTAAAGAAAGTGTACTGGTGATGGTGACAACTGCCAGAAGGAGGGAGAACTTACAGGGTAACATCATTCTGTCACAAGGGAGTGAAGTTTCTCCTTGTTaaacctgaaacacacagacagaagaaGAGTGATACGCATAAAAGAGCGACTACCCCCAAAAAGCAACATCTTGATTTGATAGCGACCTGTGGCATCGATGAGCCAAAAATATTTATCCTGGTGTCAAAATTTactaaagtgtaaataggattaTTTTGGTCATAGAATAAGTCGTCTCGACCAAAACTGAGGTTTGAGAGATAGCAAAAAATGGTATATCACGGAATAAAGGGTACTGTGACAGTTATCCTTGGGTTGTGTTTTTTCAATCCTGCCCACATACCCAAAGCTGGCAGCACCCAAGTAATCATCATTTTGGAGCGCAGCTGCACACAACCAGATTTTAATGCCCATAgtcaatttggtttgacattcGATATACCTATGgagctagttagggaccatcggTAAAATACAcattgtacagtgcattcggaaagtattaagaccccttgactttttcaacattttgctacgttacagccttattctaaaatgtataaaatattttttccccctcaatttacacacaatacctcataatgacaaagcaaaaacaggttcagaaatttttgcaaatgtattaaaaataaaaaacctgaaatatcacatttacataagtattcagaccctttactcagtttacctttggcagcgattacagcctcgagtgttcttgggtatgacgctacaagcttggcaaacctgtatttggggacttcctcccattcttctctgcagatcctctcaagccctgtcaggttggatggggagcatcactgcacagctattttcaggtctctccagagatgtttgatcgtgttcaagtccgagctctggctgggccactcaaggacattcagagacttgtcccgaagccactcctgcgctgtcttggctgtgtgcttagggtcgttgttctattggaaggtgaaccttcgccccagtctgaggtcctgagcgctctggagacggttttcatcaaggacatctgtactttcctccgtttatctttccctcgatcttgacttgtctcccagtccctgcagctgaaaaacaacccccacagcatgctgccaccaccatgcttcaccgtagggatggggccaggtttcctccagacgtgacgcttgtgcCAAAGagtccaatcttggtttcatcagacccgagagtcttgcttctcatggtctgagagtcctttaggcaaactccaagcgggctgtcatgggccttttactgaggagtggcttccgtctggccactctaccataaaggcctgattggtcgagtgctgcagagatggttgtccttctggaaggttctcccagctccacagaggaactctggagctctgtcagagtgaccttcaGGTCCTTGCTCACCTCCCTTACCAAGGCCCTTCatccccgattactcagtttgacCAGGAGGCTAGCTCTAGGAataatcttggtggttccaaacttcttccatttaagaatgatggagtccactgtgttcttggggaccttcaatgctgcagacatgttttggtacccttcccaggtCTGTGCTTAGACACAATCCGGTCtcgggagctctacggacaattccttcgacttcatggtatggtttttgctctgatatacactgtcaactgtgggaccttatatagacaggtgtgtgcctttccaaatcatatccaatcaattgaatttaccacaggtgaactccaatcaagttgaagaaacatcgcaaggatgaccaatggaaacaggatgcatctgagctcaatttcaagtctcatagcaaagggtctaaataaggcatttctgttttttacgtttcgctttgtcgttatggggtattgtgtgtagattgatgagaaaaatatatatatattcaattttagaataaggctgtaacgtgtcaaaatgtggaaagggtaaaagggtctgaatactttccgaatgcaatgtacatgggacaatattttaAATGTAAATTGCTCCTTATTTCAATAACAaactataaattgtag
Coding sequences:
- the LOC129837321 gene encoding probable G-protein coupled receptor 179; the protein is MPPPPPTRVDLRMGPVWHLLLLLTPLLSAQVSIVSELGTTAESEDPTVSVVSSTGELGTPYSPDPSGSVTTPSEAPKEDWTSAEIFLYSGDYSVLGIVECDRAYSLTGQNGPLPRGFYGPLRQSMDALANTANFLNMIFQASDLRESSVREDMEWYHAMVRTLLEADPLIRQALLTFDADPASTTPQLVLRASRNPAHPRYQNILLQDLSSQWESLHRPAPAPDDTWFSSFKFPASSNQPTSTLSKRVLLNDLSTLDTPKWGRGDSYVTNRSGVRWANGPFLECEDGRFLPGWLLTLSTSFYGLKPDLSPEFRGVIRVDVNVQGFDVNQCATGDAWFANTHQCNRTTMECEPITGQGFRLGQYCCRCKEGYYSPPMDEGGALNDSGGEGGGVCYPALPICLPCWPGCKRCEDGTPCWVEEDWFLRAGVLAVQCFFMLLVFISMLVAYQFRRSRRIRASGLLLLETILFGSLLLYFPVFILYFKPSTFRCILLRWVRLLGFAIVYGTVTLKIYRVLKVFLSRTAQRVPYMSSIHLLRLLGVMVVTVSWFLCAWTAGVLQNRDRNVPLLIISTTSDGQGFSLCDLDRWDYMMAVAELMFLCWGSLLCSAVKPVPSAFHEPRYIGIAIHNELLLSSMFHLLRFVMPSLHPDWMLLLFFTHTHVTITVTLALLFIPKFLYVSRAGREEIAEEVYEDEVELRRSGSYLNSSFTSAVWSDHSLDPDDIRDELKKLYGQLEVHKTKKMTANNPHLQKKRSSRRGLGRSIIKRITEIPESMSRQCSRDGKEVNLGSRDVTHAESSKRAPDTFSINYKDQPVKQSSPVLRKSQSDYDYVTDKDPSLHDSMLRANLAKRCSQRSETDSLYMAPLVCKSASAQNLTVDNNLLLPGSTKLHKSLSLVSSKAHSLEDTSRVGRDTQSEQGQSQQDVAIKEQTSSALVQSQSYDKAEVCPWELAEERPANKNQPHVTFAPSEEEPQSPESLSSPILKHICPWDHLPVPTPVESPAGDSQGGEAECESPRPQSPISASVPGSPKDMRVFSFRTSTQKWLSVKSFVGSVDASTKEKSKKETAGDTVKKQDSISQKSQGSVAAIAVIAALKLKTPSISSAETKSQSVSNLEKKSNVSCIDKRTQQKRSMTTVDVKPALVKQAAIRLSSSDSSERSPRRIVVVQSTVYPWESEDMQKDSMYENVFISSKNTAHSTAKTPSTHRKGSQIRPALSVAQSDICPWDVPASSQQAPQRQQSTIADICPWEVEEPEEDPKAPAHVSVCPWESEEVLKRQESIRGDVCPSEASVSAITITSASNQSEKKPEGLNKKPTDVCLWETDETPQISQGLKPQESVRVDVCPSDVGYSFPEKVKVAIIYENVHPQENKGLHKARPKCQETIHANVCPWESEETPKSQDGVRENVCPWESTDTPSIGKQDVQTKSTEQAKSAHEKRSVPIAKACPWEFPDQPKDLTVLCPWEKEESPMTPIAIKITKGSFPQETTVAKTDICPWDIGYQEKTDGKDSPCTNICPWETQGRTQADPKKTDSVQVNICPWETEKPEQQERTPAIVSIETGKTKRQDSTLADVCPWETGATDEPNKTKRRDGTQTDVGPWKTEDPKNTEEKDGVKVDVCPWETGETDKTNGQDSTKADISKETQKEKIRDSVRVNICPWETDVPEESEKMKKQDGVQADVCVWETGPAEESEKTKSQDSTKADVCVWETGPAEESEKTKSQDSTKADICPWETGPAEESEKTKSQDSTKADICPWETGPAEESENTKSQDSTKADICPWETGPAEEPEKTKSQDSTKADICPWETGPAEESEKTKSQDSTKADICPWETGPAEESEKTKSLDSTKADICPWETGPAEESEKTKSQDSTKADICPWETGPAEESEKTKSQDSTKADICPWETGPAEESEKTKSQDSTKADICPWETGPAEESEKTKSQDSTKAVICSWETGPAEEPEKTKSQDSTKADICPWETGPAEVSEKTKSLDSTKADICPWETGPAEESEKTKSQDSTKADICPWGIGPAEEPEKTKSQDSTKADICPWETGPAEVSEKTKSLDSTKADICPWETGPAEESEKTKSQDSTKADICPWETRDPIEPEKIKKQESVQEDVCPWETDEPEKSAEKEETRIASGIQDVTETQGALSMEGDAAEPVAGSTHTAEAAKANMPLARRDAMCPWEMERTKPPSSPSSITEHDNNSDVFTWEPENILEEEEEEDDAESAAEAFVFPSDF